Below is a window of Defluviimonas sp. SAOS-178_SWC DNA.
CCATTCGGGATCGACACCGAAGCCGCGCGGCACCCGGGCAAGGTGCGGCTCGTCCATGTGGCAGCCGACGGCGGCCGCCTCCGCCAGCGCCGCCATCAGTCCGGCACGGTCGGCGGGGTCGCAGACCCGTTCGCGGTACCGCGTCAGCACCGGCCCCTCGAAAGCCCAGCGTCCGGCCCCGTAGCCGACGCCGTCGGGATGCAGGACAAGATGGACGCCCGCGCCACGGTTGGGGTGATCGCCCGGCCAGAAGATCATGTGCAGATGCGGCTCGTAAGGCGCCTTGTCGGCGCGGAAGCGGACATCGCGGTTGATCCGCCGCAGCGAGCCATTGAGCTTCGGTTCGGCCTTCATCGGCGGATCGAGGCGCGCCATTTCCGGCGCGATCGCCTCGATGAAATCCAGTGCCGGAGCCTTCCAGAACGTCTCGTAGCGGTCCCGGTTAGCCTCGAACCAGCTTCGCCGGTTATTTTCCTTCAGATCGGCGAGAAATGCGAAGGTCTCGGGGGGGAATCCGGTGAAACGGGTCATGGGCGTCCTTTCTTGCCGGGGGAGTATTCGGTTGCCACTATAGCGACCGAACCCGAAAGGACCAAACCGATGCCCCTGCCCGACTTCATCCTGGCCTTCCCCGCGATCGACATCCCCTTTCCCGACGACGTGGTCAGAACCAATGTCCTGCGCTCCGATGCCGGGCTTGCGGTGTTCTTCACGTTCCTGAAGGACGTGAACCTGCCCGCCCATTCGCACAAGGGCCAGTGGGGCACCGTCCTTGAAGGGTCGATCGAACTGACGATGAACGGCGAGACCCGCATCTACCGCCCCGGCGCGACCTATTCGATCCCGTCCGGAGTCGTCCACGCGGTGAAGATCTCCGCCGGGACGGTGGCGCTCGACGTCTTCGAGGAACCGGACCGCTACAAGCTCCGGGGCTGACATGATCCCTCCGGCTTGCGCGTGCGCCGGTTTCCCGGCAAAGGACGGGAATGCGCGCACGCCCTGACATCCTCTGCATCGGGTCGGTCCTTTGGGATATCATCGGCCGCTCTGCCGTCCACATGACGGCGGGCGCCGATGTCCCCGGCCGCATCACCCGGCTGCCGGGCGGTGTGGCGATGAACATCGCGATGACCCTTGCCCGGTTCGGCCTGCGCCCGGCTCTTCTCAGCGCCATCGGCCGCGACCCCGAAGGCGATGAACTCATCGCGGCCTGCGCCCGCCTTGGTGTCGCGACCGGCCATGTCTACCGCTCCGACGATCTGCCGACCGACCGCTACATGGCCGTCGAAGGGGCGAACGGCCTTGTCGCCGCCATCGCCGACGCGCATTCGCTGGAGGCCGCCGGCGACAAGATCCTGCGCCCGCTCGGCGACGGCACTCTTGCCAGCGCCGCGGCCCCGTGGTCCGGGCCGGTCGCGCTCGACGGCAACCTCACCCAAGGGCTTCTGGCCGATATCGCCGCCTCGCCGCTTTTTGTCGCCGCCGATCTCCGCATCGCGCCCGCAAGCCCCGGCAAGGCGGAGCGGCTTCTGCCGCTTCTGCCGGTGCGGAACGCGACGCTCTACGTCAACCTCGAAGAGGCGGGCCTCCTCTGCCAGCGCCGCTTCGCGTCGGCACCCGAGGCCGCCGAGGGACTTCTCGACCGTGGCGCGATCAGGGTCCTTGTCACCGATGGCGGTCGCAAGACCGCCGATGGCGCGACGGGCGGCATCGTGACGGCCGAACCGCCCGCCGTCCTCGTCACCCGCGTCACCGGCGCGGGCGATACCTTCATGGCGGCCCATATCGTCGCCGAAATGCGGGGCGAGAGCCGCGAGGCCGCGCTCAGATCGGCGCTCGATGCCGCCGCCCACTATGTCTCCGGAGATATTGGCTCATGACCGACCTGCCCCTGACCGTCGCCCCCGAAGTTGCCGACGCGCGCGCCAAAGGCGCCCCCATTGTCGCGCTGGAATCAACAATCATCACGCACGGTATGCCTTATCCGCAGAATCTGGAAACGGCCCGCCGGGTCGAGGCCGAGGTTCGCGCATCCGGCGCCGTGCCCGCCACCATCGCGGTAATGGCCGGCCGGATCCATATCGGCCTCACCGAGGCCGAGCTTGACGCCCTCGCAAAGGCAAGCGGCGTGATGAAGCTCTCCCGCGCCGACCTCGCGGCCTGCCTCGCCGCCGGCCGGACCGGCGCCACCACCGTCGCCGCGACGATGATCGCCGCCCGCCTCGCCGGGATCGCGGTCTTCGCCACGGGCGGCATCGGCGGCGTCCATCGCGGCGCCGAGACGAGCTTCGACATCTCCGCCGACCTGCGCGAGCTGTCCGAGACGCCCGTCACGGTCGTGGCCGCCGGGGCCAAGGCGATCCTAGACCTGCCGAAGACGCTCGAGGTTCTGGAAACCTTCGGCGTCCCGGTCATTGCCTATGGTCAGGACAGCTTTCCGGCGTTCTGGTCGCGCGATTCCGGCCTTGCGGCGCCGCTCCGCATGGACACCGCGGACGAGATCGCCGCCGCGCATCTGATTCGCGGACGGCTCGGCCTGCCGGGCGGCCAGCTCGTTGCCAACCCGATCCCCGAAGCCGCCGAGATTCCGCGCGCGGTCATCGTCCCGGTGATCGAGAAGGCGCTGGCCGAGGCTGGCGCGCAGGGCATTGCCGCCAAGGAGGTCACGCCCTTCCTGCTCTCCCGCATCTTCGAACTGACCGACGGTCGGTCGCTCGACGCCAATATCGCCCTCGTGATGAACAATGCCCGCCTCGGTGCCGCCATCGCGGCCGGGATCGCGGCCGCAACCTGAACGCCCCATTGTAGGCGCCCGTCGAAGTTCATACATTCAGGCGCGGAGCGGAGGGAAGCGCGCGCGATGGCACCACATGAGGACGGCCCGGACCACAGCATGGTTCATCCGCCGAGGCGGCGGGGTGTGCTTGCACGGCTGCGCGCGAACTTCCTCACCGGCCTTGTCGTCGTCGCCCCCGTCGGCCTGACGCTCTGGCTGGTCTGGACCGTCACCGGCTGGATCGACAGCTGGGTCTGGCCCTTCATCCCGAGCGGATACCGCCCCGACGCGCTGATCCGCTTCTATTTCTGCGACCTCAGCGACCCGACCAACCTGCCCTTCTACTGCCAGCCCGACGCAATCCACCTGCGCGGCATCGGCGTCGTCGTCTTCCTCATCTTCATGGTGTTCGCGGGCTGGATCGCCAAGGGCATCATGGGCCGCTCGCTCATCGCCTGGGGCGAAAGCATCGTCGACCGGATGCCGGTCGTGCGCTCGGTCTACAACGGCGTCAAGCAGGTGGCCGAGACGGTCTTCAACCAGACCGAGGCGAAATTCGACAAGGCCTGCATGATCGAATACCCCCGGCCCGGCATCTGGGCCATCGGCTTTGTCTCCACCGTGGCCAAGGGCGAGATCCTCGCGAAGCTCCCCGATGACGAGGTCATGACCGTCTT
It encodes the following:
- a CDS encoding DUF502 domain-containing protein produces the protein MAPHEDGPDHSMVHPPRRRGVLARLRANFLTGLVVVAPVGLTLWLVWTVTGWIDSWVWPFIPSGYRPDALIRFYFCDLSDPTNLPFYCQPDAIHLRGIGVVVFLIFMVFAGWIAKGIMGRSLIAWGESIVDRMPVVRSVYNGVKQVAETVFNQTEAKFDKACMIEYPRPGIWAIGFVSTVAKGEILAKLPDDEVMTVFLPTTPNPTSGFLLYVPKRDVTFLDMSVEDAAKLVISAGLVYPSAKEPKEAKDNGGPAAR
- a CDS encoding cupin domain-containing protein; its protein translation is MPLPDFILAFPAIDIPFPDDVVRTNVLRSDAGLAVFFTFLKDVNLPAHSHKGQWGTVLEGSIELTMNGETRIYRPGATYSIPSGVVHAVKISAGTVALDVFEEPDRYKLRG
- a CDS encoding pseudouridine-5'-phosphate glycosidase, with product MTDLPLTVAPEVADARAKGAPIVALESTIITHGMPYPQNLETARRVEAEVRASGAVPATIAVMAGRIHIGLTEAELDALAKASGVMKLSRADLAACLAAGRTGATTVAATMIAARLAGIAVFATGGIGGVHRGAETSFDISADLRELSETPVTVVAAGAKAILDLPKTLEVLETFGVPVIAYGQDSFPAFWSRDSGLAAPLRMDTADEIAAAHLIRGRLGLPGGQLVANPIPEAAEIPRAVIVPVIEKALAEAGAQGIAAKEVTPFLLSRIFELTDGRSLDANIALVMNNARLGAAIAAGIAAAT
- a CDS encoding PfkB family carbohydrate kinase, encoding MRARPDILCIGSVLWDIIGRSAVHMTAGADVPGRITRLPGGVAMNIAMTLARFGLRPALLSAIGRDPEGDELIAACARLGVATGHVYRSDDLPTDRYMAVEGANGLVAAIADAHSLEAAGDKILRPLGDGTLASAAAPWSGPVALDGNLTQGLLADIAASPLFVAADLRIAPASPGKAERLLPLLPVRNATLYVNLEEAGLLCQRRFASAPEAAEGLLDRGAIRVLVTDGGRKTADGATGGIVTAEPPAVLVTRVTGAGDTFMAAHIVAEMRGESREAALRSALDAAAHYVSGDIGS
- a CDS encoding DUF2461 domain-containing protein — encoded protein: MTRFTGFPPETFAFLADLKENNRRSWFEANRDRYETFWKAPALDFIEAIAPEMARLDPPMKAEPKLNGSLRRINRDVRFRADKAPYEPHLHMIFWPGDHPNRGAGVHLVLHPDGVGYGAGRWAFEGPVLTRYRERVCDPADRAGLMAALAEAAAVGCHMDEPHLARVPRGFGVDPEWSHLLRYKGIVARTMEGALLPDWIGTPEAVDEVMGRVKRLMPLIGWLHAI